Proteins encoded by one window of Anaerolineales bacterium:
- a CDS encoding cellulase family glycosylhydrolase, with protein sequence MNQEFLQVREREFYFEEDKIVLRGYGLGPLLNLEHFMLGLPGTDQQIRSAIIGAYGEEKAQQFWDAYYRVMIDEADFEFLQRLGVNSLRLSFNYHLFEDDQNPYVYDEGGFAEIDRILTLCEKFGIFAILDLHAAPGGQNPDWHSDNALGESLLWEHADFRKRTIALWKHIAARYAANPWVGAYDLLNEPVLMIPNKKLLNRFYLDLIREIRGVDRNHMLFVEGDFYATRFEVLDPFEDPNVALSFHFYPFFHQDFSGKATQKERVEEELLRSVPLEEIVERFERPLWCGETGARFGHPQRAHFESMLADVLDIFEARGISWSIWAYKDARSMGTVHPTADSEWMRFSERASEGWSFWKEFPARFERADEALMAYDYEVLPMTKHKLAFRLLANKMLIQKERYPGIFADIPFESLLGYLDSFRFDRCEVWQEVADLVMRHTGRG encoded by the coding sequence ATGAACCAAGAATTCCTCCAAGTACGAGAGCGCGAGTTTTACTTCGAAGAAGATAAGATTGTCCTACGCGGTTACGGCCTGGGTCCGCTGCTCAACCTGGAGCATTTCATGTTGGGCCTGCCCGGAACGGACCAGCAGATCCGTTCGGCCATCATCGGCGCCTACGGGGAAGAGAAGGCGCAGCAATTTTGGGACGCTTACTATCGGGTGATGATCGACGAAGCTGATTTCGAGTTCCTGCAGCGCCTGGGCGTCAACTCGCTGCGCCTTTCCTTCAACTACCACCTCTTCGAAGACGACCAGAATCCATATGTCTACGATGAGGGCGGTTTCGCGGAAATCGATCGTATACTCACGCTGTGTGAAAAATTCGGAATTTTCGCCATCCTGGATCTGCATGCCGCGCCGGGCGGCCAAAACCCGGACTGGCATTCGGATAACGCCCTTGGTGAAAGCTTGCTTTGGGAACACGCCGATTTCCGTAAACGGACGATCGCGCTGTGGAAACACATCGCTGCGCGCTACGCCGCCAATCCCTGGGTCGGCGCCTACGATCTGCTCAACGAACCCGTGTTAATGATCCCGAACAAGAAGCTGCTGAATCGTTTCTACCTGGATTTGATCCGAGAGATTCGCGGCGTCGATAGGAATCACATGCTTTTCGTCGAAGGTGATTTCTACGCCACGCGCTTCGAAGTGTTAGATCCGTTCGAAGATCCGAACGTGGCGTTGAGTTTTCATTTTTACCCATTTTTCCATCAAGACTTCTCAGGAAAAGCGACCCAGAAGGAGCGGGTGGAAGAGGAACTGCTGCGCAGTGTACCGCTGGAAGAAATCGTAGAGCGGTTCGAGCGTCCTCTCTGGTGTGGGGAGACGGGCGCACGCTTTGGTCATCCACAGCGAGCGCATTTCGAAAGCATGCTCGCAGATGTCTTGGATATATTCGAGGCGAGGGGGATCTCCTGGTCGATTTGGGCTTACAAAGACGCCCGGAGTATGGGAACCGTCCATCCGACGGCCGATTCCGAATGGATGCGTTTTTCCGAACGAGCCAGCGAGGGATGGAGTTTCTGGAAGGAATTTCCTGCACGTTTTGAACGCGCCGATGAAGCGTTGATGGCCTACGATTACGAAGTCCTGCCGATGACAAAACACAAACTCGCTTTTCGATTGTTGGCCAACAAGATGTTGATCCAGAAGGAGCGATATCCCGGCATCTTTGCAGATATTCCTTTCGAATCGCTGCTGGGTTATTTGGACTCGTTTCGTTTCGATCGCTGCGAGGTGTGGCAAGAAGTCGCCGATCTGGTGATGAGACACACGGGTAGGGGATGA
- a CDS encoding ABC transporter permease has translation MKPAISRLVAIASRVLKQLRHDHRFVAISILFPLAIIYFIKVVIDALASPFFDVTVYAIPYAAFIVHFITFVLTAIVLVRERTAGTLARMFVSGYREFEIIGGYLLAYTVLATAQSLMVLFELNLLFDLGYTFGTMAQMYVVMWLLSVLSMAIGMLVSNFARNEGQVFPFIPLVVLSVILSGIILPIDQLPKWSQVLSYLTPLYYANEVLQKLIKGQTLADNLLLLLRLPAYGLLALILVTLTLREKD, from the coding sequence ATGAAACCCGCCATTAGCCGCTTGGTCGCCATTGCAAGCCGGGTCTTGAAGCAGCTGCGCCACGACCATCGCTTCGTGGCGATTTCGATCCTTTTCCCGCTGGCGATCATCTATTTCATCAAGGTCGTCATCGACGCGCTGGCTTCCCCATTCTTCGACGTCACCGTCTACGCCATTCCCTATGCGGCGTTCATCGTGCATTTCATCACCTTCGTGCTCACGGCCATCGTGCTGGTGCGTGAACGGACGGCCGGCACGCTGGCGCGTATGTTTGTAAGCGGTTACAGAGAATTCGAGATCATCGGGGGCTACCTACTGGCGTATACCGTGTTGGCCACGGCGCAAAGCCTGATGGTGCTTTTCGAACTCAATTTGCTCTTCGACCTCGGTTATACCTTCGGGACGATGGCGCAGATGTACGTGGTGATGTGGCTTCTTTCCGTCCTCAGCATGGCCATCGGCATGCTCGTGTCGAATTTTGCCCGCAACGAAGGCCAGGTCTTCCCCTTCATCCCCCTGGTGGTACTCTCCGTGATCCTATCCGGAATCATCTTACCGATCGATCAGCTTCCGAAATGGTCGCAGGTCTTGAGTTATTTGACCCCGTTGTACTACGCCAACGAGGTGCTGCAAAAATTGATCAAAGGACAGACGCTGGCAGACAATTTACTCCTCCTGCTGCGCCTGCCTGCGTACGGACTGTTGGCCCTGATCTTGGTGACACTCACGTTGCGCGAGAAGGATTGA
- a CDS encoding ABC transporter ATP-binding protein, translating to MTNRTSIRIHGVSKNFDDVQALKSISLSIKGGQIFGLLGPNGAGKTTLIRLLIGATKPSMGEISVLGLDPIKQKDALRQKIGYMPQDPALYEDLSARDNIRFFGRAHQGSDLSQHVEQVLKFVGLEQRADDSIYQFSGGMKQRVSLACALVHRPQMLFLDEPTSGIDPQLRAAFWQHFRELTANDVTIIVSTHQMDEALYCDNLAILHRGTLLADDTPRKLLWKNRAKIKIWRGSKVSERTVENYPEALPELLQRDGLDPQVRRIEIEEESLETVILRMIDEQHSKEPEDETRH from the coding sequence ATGACGAACCGCACATCCATCCGCATCCACGGTGTATCCAAGAACTTCGACGACGTTCAAGCGTTGAAAAGCATATCACTCTCCATCAAAGGCGGCCAGATATTTGGCCTGCTTGGGCCCAACGGCGCCGGGAAAACCACGCTCATCCGTCTGCTGATTGGCGCAACGAAACCCAGCATGGGAGAGATATCCGTATTGGGTTTGGATCCCATAAAACAGAAAGACGCCCTGCGCCAGAAAATCGGCTACATGCCACAGGACCCGGCCCTGTATGAAGATCTTTCGGCGAGAGACAACATCCGCTTCTTCGGCCGCGCCCATCAAGGCAGCGATCTATCCCAACATGTCGAGCAAGTCCTTAAGTTCGTCGGATTAGAGCAGCGCGCCGACGACTCCATCTACCAATTTTCCGGCGGGATGAAACAGCGCGTTTCGCTGGCCTGCGCCCTGGTCCACCGACCCCAGATGCTCTTCCTGGACGAGCCGACGTCGGGCATCGATCCTCAATTGCGCGCTGCCTTCTGGCAGCATTTCCGTGAACTGACGGCCAACGATGTGACCATCATCGTCAGCACACACCAGATGGACGAGGCGTTGTACTGCGATAACCTGGCCATTTTGCATCGAGGGACCTTGCTCGCCGACGATACGCCGCGCAAGCTGCTCTGGAAAAACCGGGCGAAGATCAAGATCTGGCGCGGATCGAAGGTGAGCGAAAGAACGGTGGAGAACTATCCCGAGGCGCTGCCGGAACTACTCCAGCGAGACGGGCTCGATCCCCAGGTTCGCCGCATCGAAATCGAAGAAGAATCCCTAGAGACGGTCATCCTGCGCATGATCGACGAACAACATTCAAAGGAGCCCGAAGATGAAACCCGCCATTAG
- a CDS encoding maleylpyruvate isomerase family mycothiol-dependent enzyme, which yields MLQSPETILVADLFPEILDCLLALLSGMSREEWQRPTACAGWNVKDVALHLLGVEVGNLSVRRDGYVATQEIRDCRELVEFIDTWNQDWVRVTRRMSTRLLVETLRFVGEQVCGHFQLLNPHLIGGPVSWAGPDPAPVWLDLAREYTERWHHQQHIRDAVDRPGLKEPKYFAPVLGTFVWGLPHAYRSVDAEDGITLSLTIEGDSGGSWSIRREAESWRLYAGRADRPDAAVRIDEDVAWRLFTRGMDWKAAEDSVTFSGDRQLADGISNVISIIA from the coding sequence GTGCTTCAATCACCCGAAACGATCCTCGTGGCCGATCTTTTCCCGGAGATCCTCGATTGCCTGCTTGCGCTGCTGTCCGGCATGAGTCGAGAGGAATGGCAGCGCCCCACGGCCTGCGCAGGTTGGAACGTCAAGGACGTGGCGCTACATTTACTGGGCGTGGAAGTGGGAAATCTTTCTGTGCGGCGCGATGGCTACGTTGCCACGCAGGAAATTCGTGATTGCCGAGAACTTGTCGAATTCATCGACACCTGGAATCAGGATTGGGTGCGGGTCACGCGGCGCATGAGCACGCGCTTGTTGGTCGAGACGCTGCGTTTCGTCGGAGAACAAGTTTGCGGTCATTTTCAGCTCCTGAATCCGCATCTGATCGGCGGACCGGTTTCGTGGGCGGGGCCCGATCCGGCGCCGGTTTGGCTGGATCTGGCGCGCGAGTATACGGAGCGTTGGCATCATCAGCAGCACATTCGTGATGCGGTGGATCGGCCAGGTCTCAAGGAACCGAAATACTTCGCGCCGGTGCTGGGGACTTTCGTGTGGGGATTGCCGCATGCATATCGAAGCGTTGACGCCGAGGATGGAATTACGCTTTCGCTGACGATCGAGGGCGATTCGGGCGGTAGCTGGTCGATCCGGCGAGAAGCAGAATCCTGGCGGTTGTATGCGGGAAGGGCCGATCGTCCGGATGCTGCCGTACGCATCGATGAAGATGTCGCCTGGCGCCTTTTCACCCGCGGCATGGACTGGAAAGCGGCGGAGGACAGCGTGACGTTTTCCGGCGATCGGCAATTAGCGGACGGTATCTCGAACGTGATTTCGATCATCGCTTGA
- a CDS encoding VanZ family protein: MRRKSKAMAGGWPLRNRMKILLLLFFTIVIVPAIVLADLGRLPGFLAAIYAFPDGDKVGHFVLYGVLAFLLVIALPFGKSQKRWKTPLLACSLLVVAIGIEEISQSLLVTRSADVLDFACSVLGVALFGCVAWRIKCKKLSTKTDG; encoded by the coding sequence TTGAGACGAAAATCGAAGGCGATGGCTGGAGGTTGGCCACTGCGCAACCGCATGAAAATTCTACTCCTGCTCTTCTTCACTATCGTCATCGTGCCTGCGATTGTGCTTGCCGATCTGGGTCGGCTTCCCGGTTTCCTGGCCGCGATTTACGCCTTTCCGGATGGGGACAAAGTGGGGCATTTCGTCCTGTACGGCGTCCTCGCTTTCCTGCTCGTGATCGCCTTACCTTTCGGCAAGTCTCAAAAACGCTGGAAAACGCCGCTTCTGGCCTGCAGTCTGCTTGTCGTCGCCATCGGGATCGAAGAAATATCGCAAAGCCTGCTGGTCACCCGCAGCGCCGACGTACTGGATTTCGCCTGCAGTGTGCTGGGTGTGGCGCTTTTTGGCTGCGTGGCATGGCGGATCAAATGCAAAAAGCTATCCACCAAGACCGATGGATAG
- a CDS encoding DUF333 domain-containing protein, whose amino-acid sequence MKTKRNASWMITVSLLLASGCQRTPTEAVTEAQNAGLPNPASVFCEDQGGTLEIRTDADGGQYGICIFDDGSECDEWAYFRGECQPGDSLETLPADEGAGAKSEADDVVVARQAIVEYLVQHYDIEISGEWQNFESGPDDSPTRRFVSDSWMIALTPVENAVEPPTYEVEIGNITGFNWQGTIDANGEIQEIAYIPPATILSADEARDAVVVFLVENYNLTAPGVWAVERPEPKEPGIVFVIFTADAWTVEVSFMPAAPIVSKYNLVIDNTSASLHWEGEITSRGEITEIQATQY is encoded by the coding sequence ATGAAAACCAAACGCAATGCCTCATGGATGATCACCGTCTCCTTGCTGCTGGCATCAGGCTGTCAACGAACCCCTACGGAAGCGGTAACCGAAGCGCAGAATGCAGGACTGCCCAACCCGGCTTCGGTGTTCTGCGAAGACCAGGGCGGCACGCTCGAGATACGCACGGATGCGGACGGCGGTCAATACGGTATCTGTATATTCGACGACGGCAGCGAGTGCGATGAATGGGCCTATTTCCGCGGTGAATGCCAGCCCGGAGATTCTCTGGAGACTCTACCCGCCGATGAAGGTGCCGGAGCCAAATCCGAGGCCGACGATGTCGTTGTCGCCCGGCAGGCGATCGTCGAATATCTCGTCCAGCACTACGACATCGAAATATCCGGCGAATGGCAAAACTTCGAAAGTGGCCCGGACGATTCGCCGACCAGACGGTTCGTTTCCGATTCCTGGATGATTGCATTGACGCCAGTAGAGAACGCCGTAGAACCGCCGACATACGAGGTCGAAATCGGTAATATTACTGGTTTCAATTGGCAAGGGACCATCGACGCTAATGGGGAAATCCAGGAAATTGCTTACATTCCCCCGGCGACAATCCTTTCGGCCGACGAAGCCCGGGACGCTGTTGTTGTTTTCTTGGTCGAAAACTACAACTTGACGGCGCCGGGGGTTTGGGCAGTGGAAAGGCCGGAACCGAAGGAACCTGGCATCGTGTTCGTGATATTTACGGCTGATGCCTGGACCGTCGAGGTCAGCTTTATGCCCGCTGCACCGATCGTTTCCAAATACAATTTGGTCATCGACAACACGAGTGCGTCACTGCATTGGGAAGGCGAGATCACGTCGCGAGGCGAGATCACCGAAATACAGGCTACGCAGTATTAA